The following DNA comes from Ascaphus truei isolate aAscTru1 chromosome 1, aAscTru1.hap1, whole genome shotgun sequence.
agagggaaaaatagtggacgcagaaaatcgtcgccattcagacatgatgacagtgctggaaaggatgattggactgcaggaagaaacagtatcacaattggcacatctccacagagtcttcattgaagtgcctaaacagttgcaaaaaatcaacacctcattcgaagcattagttgttcagcaaacacaagctaattactggagaatgactaatgtaccacaattcaacacctcccagccaggatctgttcatgcaggtcagttttcaccacattcatctgatattcattcaccaggcccaaatgttaccggtcaagtagcagacattgctgtgcaggttcctgatgacatcctaccgctgccatctgtacaaattcagcagcagacacctacaaaggaggcgacaaaaacaaaacaagacacacatgaaacagaccaaccatcacttgtgcagtgtctaccaacttgctcacatgtgtcactgggcacaagccctgtccgtgaacagtcactacccaaaagccctgtaggtgaatcgctgcccaaaagccctgtaggtgagtcgctgcccaaaagccctgtaggtgagttgctgcccaaaagccctgtaggtgagtcgctgcccaaaagccctgtaggtgagtcgctgcccaaaagccctgtaggtgaatcactgcccaaaagccctgtaggtgagtcactggccacaagccctgtaggtgagtcactggccacaagccccgtaggtgaacagtcactggccacaagccctgcccgtgaagtgccagaggccactcaaagtggctctgttgtgcctaaagttggtggcaaaagaaaaaggaaaattcaagagacaacaagcaggcctgttactcgctcgcaaaaggaacaaaaaaaataaatgttataattcagaaaatatgtctttggccttgttttgttgacttcagattatctaattactattgtatgtatgctgaagactgtgttgtttccaaactttcaactatgttcttgtacacgtgaagttttggaaatgttaacactcataattaattgtgttataaatatttatgttgtaatcgtctgttcagtaatggtccaccaggagccagttgctaagtttagagaagctgccattgactttgcagcaaaacattgcatttgggtgtgttaattgatgtaagaattgcatatgcatattagtcacatgcaattattaaaacacctaagtaagtgcaaacatctttcttgtacgtgtacagcaggattatgtgtaaattattacttacctttgccttgcttggccattgtaattttgtcctttaatcagttgtgtgttcgtttctataacatctcagaatgtataataatatatatacacacacacacacacacacactgagtgagtgtgagtgtgtgtatatatatatatatatatatatatatatatatatatatatatatatatgtgtatatatatatgtatatatgtgtactgcaccgacacactttattcgagcaaatacctggtatgtacctggcagatacctggaatgcgccgctcctcacctctgacaagccccgttgcatttgccttcccagcctgggttcatgcctggctgatgggcggctgatttgttaaatgataatgattaggatttaataggctgcaatgcttcgcgtgtctaccagatggcataaattcatgaattgtaatgcagtatatatatatatactgtgcagtattgcagccagggggaataaaatgcttcaatccctgcctagaaaataacccaatatactcgggcagaaaacagtcacaaacctcaatacacccgggtatacccgaattcgtgggactagccgagctcgaataaagtgtgtcgccagtgtatatatatatgtatatatgtgtatatatatatgtatatatgtgtatatatatatgtatatatgtgtatatatatatgtatatgtgtgtatatatatatgtatatgtgtgtatatatatatgtatatgtgtgtatatatatatatatatatatatatatatatatatatatatatatatatagtactatataaactggtatacacaaagtAATACACTTCATggttccttgtgaaagcacactattttaataatacaggcctaatgtttgagaaatatcctaagtatgagactctaacagtattgtgcttaaacaaatgtttattacttaattcaatcatgtttctcaccatttaaataggtttcatacaaggtatacttaatgccatcaatgttgtgtgtactcctgcaatataaaaaaaaaaaaaatattatatataaatatatatatatttttataagagatatatttatatatatatatatatatatatatatatatatatatacacacgtatttaaactcatgcagacagggagttaaccagactttcacatacacacagaaatgtaagcggggaaaaaacatttctttttgcaggtgtgtttttactgatatgcctggctaagaaatattttcacacactgttctttgttagttttcaaaaaaacactatgtgaacgcattcacagtctagggatgtttttcacaaacgagataaaagaaggagaaatgtttctcccacagtcccatatcacgaaccacaactgttaacccaattagacaaacaaatccaattggcgtttgaaataaggagtcaaagtagttacttttgttgaccttgacaaggaaaaacaggagtttgttagccattcagcacattcattttgatgagcaaataacacagacctgcacacagcttttgtgctactcagacatggctgatgaattcgttaacaatattaatccccttttagggtataagtacatgatctgtgaagccatcttgaa
Coding sequences within:
- the LOC142489161 gene encoding uncharacterized protein LOC142489161 — protein: MLLLYIVAPGGHVSPEMEQVSSPGSASSTLLEEHHGDEDDEYDEDDATEETEIQSCDHEEVPIETVVPPNRPSTSTYDAIVASEGKIVDAENRRHSDMMTVLERMIGLQEETVSQLAHLHRVFIEVPKQLQKINTSFEALVVQQTQANYWRMTNVPQFNTSQPGSVHAGQFSPHSSDIHSPGPNVTGQVADIAVQVPDDILPLPSVQIQQQTPTKEATKTKQDTHETDQPSLVQCLPTCSHVSLGTSPVREQSLPKSPVGESLPKSPVDLLPFVSQLDSVSVGCGEEKEWLSE